One window of the Triticum dicoccoides isolate Atlit2015 ecotype Zavitan chromosome 3B, WEW_v2.0, whole genome shotgun sequence genome contains the following:
- the LOC119278413 gene encoding uncharacterized protein LOC119278413 produces the protein MATSAADAAATVPPYPGWVLLEKEGYDDDDLDLDGATSATGKTIGGRDVTVAFVLVPPPEVSYFCVHLSKLEGEDDLDLDLQPSFVFSAKGFVLFRFSFASRTDDSSNLVQYFVYKAGGGKPSLEPIPSTPLCCIRDSTGLSVVPCPDDEDNYVLADLSVGSDLGHYDLHVYSSKTRQWSTTPLQLPESPAVRSNDDLPCQFHKAIGLAAHEVGWVDLWRGIVTCKVLDKDPLLRLIPLPKPHVDILQGEPGLIRDVTYCNGLFEFIEMQHFFRPVKVVSSIIHDSRPLLGLVVDEGITVPDGWVIRTCCRVDPSDFWFRAYTVHVDDFAVDSTISFPRMWDACAHDKESTFRNLTTHWPTFGVPGDRLVYLLSKVKMDDDNTWIVGVDLAKKMVKLIQPCDDLGYACIQPAFVPSTFSYYLNTTPGDFSPTLINHSEKTANNAKVDGDGDSCVREINIHHDQRSWVGDNTSAPSGAWNSGENNLTLNHESADVQRTRLLQDLDSILFASGSGYIPMKQELETDADGNLWLSLPLEDLLSLLPRLGPDTASLTRMLSWHDDCGCW, from the exons ATGGCCACCTCTGCCGCCGATGCCGCCGCCACCGTTCCCCCGTATCCTGGTTGGGTTCTCCTCGAAAAGGAGGGCTACGACGacgacgacctcgacctcgacgGCGCCACCAGCGCTACGGGCAAGACAATCGGCGGTCGCGACGTCACGGTGGCCTTCGTCCTTGTGCCTCCGCCGGAAGTCTCCTACTTCTGCGTCCACCTCTCCAAGCTCGAGGGCGAGGACGATCTCGACCTCGACTTGCAGCCCTCGTTTGTCTTCTCAGCTAAGGGTTTCGTCCTCTTCCGTTTCTCCTTCGCCAGTCGGACCGATGACAGCTCCAATCTCGTCCAGTACTTCGTGTACAAGGCAGGGGGCGGCAAACCGTCGCTCGAGCCTATCCCGTCAACTCCCCTATGTTGCATCAGGGATTCTACAGGCTTGAGCGTCGTTCCCTGCCCCGACGACGAGGACAACTATGTCCTCGCCGATCTCTCTGTGGGTAGTGACCTTGGGCACTACGACCTCCACGTTTACTCGTCCAAGACGCGCCAGTGGAGCACCACGCCGTTGCAGCTACCGGAATCTCCTGCCGTCAGGTCAAATGACGACCTGCCTTGTCAATTCCACAAGGCTATCGGGCTTGCAGCACATGAGGTAGGCTGGGTAGACCTCTGGCGTGGCATTGTCACCTGCAAGGTGCTTGATAAAGACCCACTTCTCCGACTCATCCCTCTTCCCAAACCGCACGTGGACATCCTGCAAGGCGAACCGGGGTTGATCCGGGATGTCACCTACTGTAATGGGCTCTTCGAGTTCATTGAGATGCAACATTTTTTCAGACCAGTTAAAGTTGTTAGTAGTATCATCCATGATTCCAGGCCCCTCCTTGGACTTGTAGTGGATGAAGGTATTACGGTCCCTGATGGTTGGGTCATCCGGACATGCTGTAGGGTTGATCCATCGGACTTTTGGTTCAGGGCATACACTGTTCATGTTGATGACTTCGCAGTGGATTCTACTATATCGTTCCCTCGGATGTGGGATGCTTGTGCTCACGACAAGGAATCGACATTTAGGAACCTGACAACACATTGGCCGACCTTTGGCGTTCCTGGTGACAGACTTGTCTACCTGCTATCCAAGGTGAAAATGGATGATGACAACACATGGATTGTTGGTGTTGACCTTGCCAAGAAGATGGTGAAACTAATTCAACCCTGTGATGACTTGGGATATGCCTGTATCCAACCAGCCTTTGTTCCCTCTACATTCTCCTATTATCTGAATACAACTCCAG GTGATTTTTCACCCACATTGATAAACCACTCAGAGAAGACTGCCAACAATGCAAAA GTCGATGGCGATGGCGATTCCTGTGTACGTGAAATAAATATACATCACGACCAAAG GTCATGGGTTGGGGACAACACATCTGCACCAAGCGGAGCTTGGAATTCTGGGGAGAACAATCTG ACACTGAATCATGAATCTGCTGATGTACAACGGACAAGGTTACTACAGGACTTGGATTCCATTTTGTTTGCATCAGGATCAG GGTATATTCCGATGAAACAAGAACTGGAAACTGATGCTGATGGCAATTTATGGCTCTCTTTGCCACTGGAAGACCTCTTGTCACTGCTTCCACGACTAGGACCTGATACTGCATCCTTGACAAGAATGCTGTCTTGGCATGATGATTGCGGCTGCTGGTAA